CGACGGCCGCCGTGCACGTCGAGATCCCCGCGGACGGGATCGACATCGAGGAGGTCGAACGCGCCTTGATCGTCCAGGCCATGGAAAAGTCGGACTGGGTGATCGCCCGCGCCGCCCGGCTGCTCCATTTGACGTACCGGACGATGCAATACCGGCTCGAAAAGTTCGGAATCCGGAAGCCCGAATGACCGTTTTGGAAGGGCGCGTACCCCAAATCGGGAGGAGGGGCGGAAGGAAATGACTGAAAACAGGCTCCTTCGCCGTGGCACCCGCTTCGCACTCGGCGGAGCCCGAGAAATGAGCCGGCTTGCGCGCAGCGTCGCTCCCCTTCTCCCGCTGCCGGCGATCGCCGCGGGCTTTCTCGCGCTCGCCGCGCCCGCTCCCGCGCCGCCGCCGCCTTCGTCCTCCTCCTCCGCGACTCCGGCGCCTCATCGTTCGCCGAAGGCGCATTTCTTCGTCGGCGAGGTGGTCGAGATCTTCGCCTCGGAGAATCGCTTCTCGGTTCGGGAGACCCTCCGCGACGGGTCGCCGAAGGTGACGTTCTTCACCGCCGATCCCGACACGGCGGTCTTCCGCGGGAAAGAGCCCGCGGTCTTCGCGGACCTGCGGGTGAACGATCACGTCACGATCAAGTACACGGAAATCTCGGGAACGCGAAAGACCGTCTCGATCCGGATCATTCCTTCGGCGAAGCCGAAGCCGGCGCCGCCCGCGAAACCCCCCTCCCCGCCGGCCTGACGGTCCGGAGTCGCGTCGCACCCGAAAAGTCGCGGGCCCGGAGCGACGAACGCCCCGGGACCGGCCGACGGTTCCTAAGTGATCTCGGTGGTCGCCTTGTCGACCCGCACCTTCCACGAATCGTGATACCCGGAACGCTCGATCGCGTCGGCGGCGCGGGTCCGCTCGAGCGGCAGGAAAGTGTCGATCATCACGGCGAGCTCCTTCGTCGCCTTCGACCCGATGGACGCCTCGTACGCGCCGGGATGGGGGCCGTGGTTGACCCCCGCGGGGTGAAGCGAGATCGATCCGTTCCCCACGCCTCGGCGGCTGGTGAAGTTGCCGTCGACGTAGAAGATCACCTCGTCGCAGTCGACGGAGGAATGGGGATACGGGCACGGGATCGCGTTCTCGTGCGTGTCGGTGACCCGGGGAACGAAGGAGCAGATCACGGCGCCGCCCGTCGCGAACGTGATGTGGATCGTCGGCGGCAGATGGATCAGCCCCGTTTTCGGCTGGAACTTCGAGATCGGGAACGCGACCGGATAGGCGTATCCGTCCCAGCCCACGACGTCGAGCGGCGACGCCGGGAGCGTCCGGCGCGACCACGCGTCCCGCCGCTTCGCGAACACCTCCCGGGGAGCGGAGTCGGCCTCCGTGCGCGACTCGAGAACCGGGCGGACGAAGTCCCGATGCGTGTACGCCGCGTCCATCTTGAGCTGCCCGGCGTCGTTGCGGAACTGCGCGGGAACGTGGAACCCGCGCCGGCACTCGATGCCGAAAAGCACGTTCTCGGCGCCGTCGAACAGGAAACGGTGAAGGCACCCCTTGGGAACCACGACGTAGTCGTGCGCGCGGAACGGAACCCGCCCGAAGGACGACTGGACCGCTCCCGATCCCCGCTCGACGAAGAAGAGGTCGTCGCCGTCGCCGTTGACGAAGAACGCGTCGTCGGAGACGGAGGGCCGCGCGATGGAGATCACGACGTCCGCGTTGTGGAGGAGCGGCAGTCGCGCGTCGAGCATGGCCCCCCCGGCCGGCGCGGCGTGGGAGTCGAAGAGGCGCCGTTTCAGCGGCTCCGCGCCGCGGTCCGACGATTCCCAGCGGAACCCGCGGTCGGTCCCCTCGCACGTCAGCTCGTCGGTCGGAGCGCGGCGGTGGTACAGGATCGAGTACGGCCCGTCGAACCCGAGACGGGTGAAACATTCCTCGTAGAGGAGCGCGCCTCCCTCGGGATCGCGGAAGACCGTGTGGGGCTTCTCGGGGAGGAGCCCCTGCGTCCAGCGGTCGATCACCGCTCGATTCTATCGCTCCGCCCGGAAGAGTAAGATCCGACGCCATGAAAATCCTCGTGGCGGACAAGTTCGAGAAATCGGGGCTCGACGGGCTCGCGGCCACGGGCTCCGACGTCCTCTTCGAACCCGATCTCAGGGACGACGCGCTGGGAGACCGCCTCGCGGAGACCGGCGCCGAGATCCTGATCGTCCGGTCGACGAAGGTGACCGCGCCGATCCTCGAGAAGGCGCGGGGCACGGCTCTCGTGATCCGCGCCGGCGCGGGAGTCAACACCATCGACCTCGCCGCCGCGTCGAGGCAGGGCGTCTTCGTGGCGAATTGTCCGGGGAAGAACGGGATCGCGGTCGCCGAGCTCGCGATGGGATTGATGCTCGCGCTCGACCGGCGCATCCCCGACAACGCGGAGGCGCTCCGCCGGGGCGAATGGAACAAGAAGGAGTTCGCGAAGGCGAAGGGAATCTTCGGCCGGACCCTCGGCATCGCGGGGACGGGAACGATCGGCCGGGAAGTCGCGGCGAGAGCGCGGGCGTTCGGCATGAAGGTCCTCGGCTGGAGCCGTTCGCTGACCGACGCGAAGGCGGAGGCGCTGGGGATCGAGCGCGTCGGCGACGTCGTCGAGCTCGCCCGCCGATGCGACGTCGTCTCGGTCCACCTCGCCGCGGCGCCCGAAACGAAGGGCCTGTTCGGGGCGGAGTTCTTCGCCGCGATGCGCCCGGGCGCCTTCTTCGTCAACACGGCGCGCGCGGACGTCGTCGATCCCGCGGCGCTGCTGGCGGCGCTCGACCGGGGAATTCGCGCGGGGCTCGACGTCTTCCCGAAGGAGCCCGCGGAGTCGAAAGGCGCGTTCGAGAGCCCTCTCGCCCGCCACCCGAACGTCGTCGGCACGCATCACATCGGCGCGTCGACGGACCAGGCGCAGGAGGCGATCGCCGCCGAGACGGTCCGCCTCGTGAGGGCCTACATCGAGACCGGAAAAGTCGACAACGTCGTCAACCTCGCCCGGCGCCCGCCGGCGACGCATCTCCTCGTCGTCCGCCACCGCGACCGGGTCGGCGTTCTCGCTCACGTGCTCGCGGCCCTGAAGAACGACGGGATCTCGGTGCAGGGAATGGAGAACACGGTCTTCGAGGGGGCGGAAGCCGCGTGCGCGCGGATCGAGCTCGACAAGGAGCCCCGCGAGGGGACGCTCGACGCGATCCGGTCGGGCAGCGAAGACATTTTCTCGCTCTCGGTCACTCCGCTGCGCTGAGAACCGCGGCCGCCCTCCTCCTCCTCGGAACGCTCGGCGGCGCGGCGCGCGGCGACGAACCCGATCCCCGCGCGGTCCAGCCGGAGCGGCCCACCGTCGCGACGCACGCGTACAGCGTCGCGCCCGGGTTCCTGGAAACGGAGGCCGGCGTCGAGTTCGACCGGGAACGCGGCGGCGATTCGGCCTTCTTCGCCCCGCTGGTCGCGAAGATCGGGCTGGCCGCGCGGCTCCAGCTCAACTTCTCTTCGGGGGTCCTTCGCGCGCCCCGAT
This genomic stretch from Thermoanaerobaculia bacterium harbors:
- a CDS encoding homogentisate 1,2-dioxygenase, with the protein product MIDRWTQGLLPEKPHTVFRDPEGGALLYEECFTRLGFDGPYSILYHRRAPTDELTCEGTDRGFRWESSDRGAEPLKRRLFDSHAAPAGGAMLDARLPLLHNADVVISIARPSVSDDAFFVNGDGDDLFFVERGSGAVQSSFGRVPFRAHDYVVVPKGCLHRFLFDGAENVLFGIECRRGFHVPAQFRNDAGQLKMDAAYTHRDFVRPVLESRTEADSAPREVFAKRRDAWSRRTLPASPLDVVGWDGYAYPVAFPISKFQPKTGLIHLPPTIHITFATGGAVICSFVPRVTDTHENAIPCPYPHSSVDCDEVIFYVDGNFTSRRGVGNGSISLHPAGVNHGPHPGAYEASIGSKATKELAVMIDTFLPLERTRAADAIERSGYHDSWKVRVDKATTEIT
- a CDS encoding 3-phosphoglycerate dehydrogenase family protein — its product is MKILVADKFEKSGLDGLAATGSDVLFEPDLRDDALGDRLAETGAEILIVRSTKVTAPILEKARGTALVIRAGAGVNTIDLAAASRQGVFVANCPGKNGIAVAELAMGLMLALDRRIPDNAEALRRGEWNKKEFAKAKGIFGRTLGIAGTGTIGREVAARARAFGMKVLGWSRSLTDAKAEALGIERVGDVVELARRCDVVSVHLAAAPETKGLFGAEFFAAMRPGAFFVNTARADVVDPAALLAALDRGIRAGLDVFPKEPAESKGAFESPLARHPNVVGTHHIGASTDQAQEAIAAETVRLVRAYIETGKVDNVVNLARRPPATHLLVVRHRDRVGVLAHVLAALKNDGISVQGMENTVFEGAEAACARIELDKEPREGTLDAIRSGSEDIFSLSVTPLR